A DNA window from Linepithema humile isolate Giens D197 chromosome 6, Lhum_UNIL_v1.0, whole genome shotgun sequence contains the following coding sequences:
- the LOC105677042 gene encoding cytochrome P450 4C1, with protein MIISILLLFFFILLMYNYYVHHGRSGRLINLIPGPKVTPICGNAFLFQGSLEDIWKNWRSLSDDFYPITKFWMFFTPAVLIRHPDHVEKILSNVKYINKSYWYEILHPWFGTGLLTSQGAKWQTRRKILTPAFHFNILQQFVDILIEESGRMIQSLKDVEGTVVKDLVPFMSEHTLNAICETAMGTSMQGLGESQHRYRKAVHEIGELLVRRMMRPWFNYTLVFELSPTGFLQRKILKILHGFTEKIIAERKLYHERTNNQYLKSFEKYNIGEINGTEVYGTRRKRLAMLDLLIAASKENNITDLDIREEVDTFMFEGHDTTAMAACFTLLLLAEHKDVQERIRTEIDTAIQEHGKKYTMTLLQNLPYLDRCLKESLRLYPSVHLISRVAPEDIKLDSYIIPAGTFMHINIYDVHRDPNFWPNPDVFDPDRFLPEKIRNRHSYSYVPFSAGPRNCIGQRFAMLELKAIIAPLVHNFYLESVDYLKDVRFKSDLVIRPAHPVRVKFIPIDRNNSCEATTNSTKITD; from the exons ATGATTATCagtatattgttattatttttctttatcttattgatgtataattattacgtacaTCATGGAAGATCTGGTCGACTCATTAATCTTATACCGGGACCAAAAGTTACTCCGATTTGTggtaatgcatttttattccaaGGTTCACtcg aGGACATTTGGAAGAATTGGCGTTCTCTCTCTGATGACTTTTATCCTATAACGAAATTCTGGATGTTTTTTACGCCCGCAGTGTTAATTCGTCATCCAGATCATGtagaa aaaatactaagtaatgtgaaatatattaataagagTTATTGGTATGAGATTTTACATCCTTGGTTTGGAACCGGTCTTCTCACCAGTCAAG GTGCCAAGTGGCAGACACGACGAAAGATACTAACTCCCgcatttcattttaatatattgcaacagtttgttgatattttaattgaggAGAGTGGTCGTATGATACAATCATTGAAAGATGTTGAAGGAACAGTTGTAAAAGATTTGGTACCATTTATGAGTGAACACACACTGAACGCAATATGCG AAACTGCTATGGGTACCTCTATGCAAGGTCTCGGTGAGTCACAGCATCGGTATCGAAAAGCGGTTCACGAGATAGGCGAACTTTTAGTCCgcag AATGATGAGGCCATGGTTTAATTACACTCTAGTGTTTGAGTTGTCGCCAACAGGATTTCTGCAAAGaaagattttgaaaatattacatggaTTCACTGAAAAA ATTATTGCAGAAAGGAAACTTTATCATGAACGTAccaataatcaatatttaaaaagttttgaaaagtACAATATAGGAGAAATAAATGGAACCGAAGTATATGGAA CTCGAAGAAAACGACTTGCTATGTTGGATCTTTTAATAGCAGCGtctaaagaaaacaatataacgGATTTAGACATCAGAGAAGAAGTTGATACATTTATGTTTGag GGTCATGATACTACTGCGATGGCCGCatgttttactttattattgttaGCAGAGCACAAAGATGTTCAG GAACGCATTAGAACTGAAATTGATACCGCGATACAAGAGCATGGAAAGAAGTATACGATGACATTGTTGCAAAATCTGCCATATTTAGACAGATGTTTAAAGGAATCACTACGATTGTATCCCAGCGTGCATCTCATATCACGTGTTGCTCCAGAAGACATAAAATTAG attcatatataatacCTGCTGGAACATTCATGCATATTAATATCTATGATGTTCATAGAGATCCCAATTTTTGGCCTAATCCAGATGTATTTGATCCAGATAGATTTTTGCCAGAGAAAATACGAAATCGTCATTCTTATTCCTACGTACCTTTCAGCGCAGGACCAAGAAATTGCATAG gTCAACGGTTTGCCATGTTGGAATTGAAAGCTATAATAGCCCCTTTAGTGCATAACTTTTACTTGGAATCTGTTGATTATTTGAAAGATGTTCGATTTAAAAGCGATCTTGTAATTCGTCCTGCACATCCAGTCcgtgtaaaatttattccaattgACCGCAATAATTCATGCGAAGCAACAACAAATTCTACCAAGATAACAGACTGA